In one Anticarsia gemmatalis isolate Benzon Research Colony breed Stoneville strain chromosome 9, ilAntGemm2 primary, whole genome shotgun sequence genomic region, the following are encoded:
- the cni gene encoding protein cornichon — protein MAFSFPAFSYIIALIVDAFLIFFSIFHVIAFDELKTDYKNPIDQCNSLNPLVLPEYLLHLFINLLFLLSGEWFSLLINIPLILYHIHRYYTRPVMSGPGLYDPTSIMNADVLTVCQREGWIKLAFYLLSFFLYLYGMIVVLIAA, from the exons ATGGCGTTCAGCTTTCCAGCTTTTTCCTACATTATAGCGTTAATTGTAGACGCATTCCTAATATTCTTCTCAATATTCCATGTAATTGCGTTTGATGAACTAAAAACGGATTATAAAAATCCAATAGATCAGTGTAATAGTCTAAACCCG cTTGTGTTACCAGAGTACCTactgcatttatttataaacctatTGTTCTTACTGTCGGGAGAATGGTTTTCGCTGCTCATAAACATTCCACTGATCTTGTATCACATTCACAG aTACTACACAAGGCCTGTGATGTCCGGGCCTGGTCTATATGACCCTACAAGCATCATGAATGCTGATGTGTTGACAGTCTGCCAAAGAGAAGGCTGGATCAAGCTGGCATTTTACTTATTGTCATTCTTTTTGTATCTTTATGG AATGATCGTTGTTCTAATCGCGGCATGA
- the LOC142975324 gene encoding endoplasmic reticulum lectin 1 isoform X1 — MKRTWAVCLCLVKLVSCIEHDFKGFDDSILFGINWPGNQDLDSLVDGEVNPPATPELQKKEILKVTTANKEKYECRIPELRAKETTSIEEYDGPSPVSLLKPLFSQKICSYRLESYWSYEVCHGRYIRQYHEEREGKQVKTQEYYLGHWSSEKHAKLEATEFKEPYKMTKVEGVKLPSVEMVLDEGTVCDLSGKPRLTRVYYVCYTHGKHEVYSFKETSTCEYEIIILSPLLCEHPHFKPKDVSENIVDCYPVGDAPKKPRSLLKMEVESLRFHHQTIRMMNNNEEYVIDNDPKDVVAVLKVEKIGKDGEAHLKFELHPLNDDEDLVEESKPHQQLMDKSTPVITDDSPVRAFLNGENCLNGGTGWWKYEFCYGKHVIQYHVDRTGEKTTLLLGKYDEQAHLDWIKENKGKAPKPVEQRTSVSHFYSGGDVCDKTGKPRQTEVKLKCLENSSSPAQVSLYLLEPRTCHYILGVESPLICDILPIADENGLIKSVKSALDVNDAPAESKEEEERVYKDKVLKKYGND; from the exons ATGAAGCGTACGTGGGCCGTGTGCTTATGTTTAGTTAAATTAGTTAGTTGTATAGAACATGATTTCAAAGGGTTTGACGATAGTATATTATTTGGGATCAACTGGCCGGGTAACCAGGACCTGGATAGCCTAGTGGACGGTGAAGTGAATCCTCCTGCTACCCCTGAG TTGCAGAAAAAAGAAATCTTGAAAGTAACAACAGCGAACAAAGAGAAGTATGAGTGTAGGATACCTGAGTTACGAGCCAAAGAGACTACAAGCATTGAAGAGTATGATGGACCTTCACCGGTCAGCTTACTGAAGCCATTGTTCTCTCAGAAGATATGTTCATACAGGCTGGAGAGCTACTGGAGCTATGAAGTGTGCCATGGACGGTATATTAGACAGTACCATGAGGAAAGAGAAG GTAAACAGGTTAAAACTCAAGAATACTACCTAGGGCACTGGAGCTCAGAGAAACATGCTAAACTGGAGGCTACAGAGTTTAAAGAACCTTACAAGATGACCAAAGTGGAAGGTGTTAAGCTACCTTCAGTTGAAATGGTACTAGATGAAG GCACAGTCTGTGACTTAAGCGGCAAACCTCGCTTAACACGAGTATACTACGTCTGTTATACCCACGGAAAACACGAAGTATACTCCTTCAAAGAGACTTCGACATGCGAGTACGAGATTATCATTCTATCTCCCTTACTCTGTGAACATCCGCACTTTAAACCAAAGGATGTGAGCGAGAACATTGTAGATTGTTACCCCGTCGGCGACGCGCCGAAGAAACCAAGGAGCTTATTGAAAATGGAAGTGGAAAGTTTGAGGTTCCATCATCAAACTATCAGAATGatgaataataat GAGGAGTATGTGATA GATAACGATCCTAAGGACGTAGTAGCTGTGTTGAAAGTTGAGAAAATTGGAAAG gacGGAGAAGCGCACTTGAAGTTTGAACTACATCCATTGAACGATGATGAAGACTTAGTTGAGGAGTCGAAGCCGCACCAGCAGCTCATGGATAAGTCAACTCCGGTTATAACTGATGACTCGCCGGTCAGAGCGTTCCTTAATGGAGAGAACTGTCTTAATGGG GGTACAGGATGGTGGAAATACGAGTTCTGCTACGGTAAACACGTGATCCAGTACCACGTAGACCGAACAGGCGAGAAGACTACATTACTGCTCGGCAAGTACGATGAACAAGCGCACCTCGACTGGATCAAAGAGAACAAAGGAAAGGCGCCTAAGCCTGTTG AACAACGCACATCAGTATCGCATTTCTACTCCGGCGGGGACGTTTGCGACAAAACGGGGAAACCTAGACAAACGGAAGTCAAACTAAAATGCCTTGAAAACTCTTCAAGTCCGGCCCAAGTGTCCCTTTATTTACTCGAACCAAGGACTTGTCATTACATCTTAGGGGTCGAGTCTCCCCTAATATGTGATATACTTCCTATAGCTGATGAAAACGGGCTCATTAAGTCGGTGAAATCAGCGCTTGATGTCAACGATGCTCCGGCCGAATCGAAGGAGGAAGAAGAAAGGGTTTACAAGGATAAAGTGTTGAAGAAGTACGGGAATGATTAG
- the LOC142975324 gene encoding endoplasmic reticulum lectin 1 isoform X3, with the protein MKRTWAVCLCLVKLVSCIEHDFKGFDDSILFGINWPGNQDLDSLVDGEVNPPATPELQKKEILKVTTANKEKYECRIPELRAKETTSIEEYDGPSPVSLLKPLFSQKICSYRLESYWSYEVCHGRYIRQYHEEREGKQVKTQEYYLGHWSSEKHAKLEATEFKEPYKMTKVEGVKLPSVEMVLDEGTVCDLSGKPRLTRVYYVCYTHGKHEVYSFKETSTCEYEIIILSPLLCEHPHFKPKDVSENIVDCYPVGDAPKKPRSLLKMEVESLRFHHQTIRMMNNNDGEAHLKFELHPLNDDEDLVEESKPHQQLMDKSTPVITDDSPVRAFLNGENCLNGGTGWWKYEFCYGKHVIQYHVDRTGEKTTLLLGKYDEQAHLDWIKENKGKAPKPVEQRTSVSHFYSGGDVCDKTGKPRQTEVKLKCLENSSSPAQVSLYLLEPRTCHYILGVESPLICDILPIADENGLIKSVKSALDVNDAPAESKEEEERVYKDKVLKKYGND; encoded by the exons ATGAAGCGTACGTGGGCCGTGTGCTTATGTTTAGTTAAATTAGTTAGTTGTATAGAACATGATTTCAAAGGGTTTGACGATAGTATATTATTTGGGATCAACTGGCCGGGTAACCAGGACCTGGATAGCCTAGTGGACGGTGAAGTGAATCCTCCTGCTACCCCTGAG TTGCAGAAAAAAGAAATCTTGAAAGTAACAACAGCGAACAAAGAGAAGTATGAGTGTAGGATACCTGAGTTACGAGCCAAAGAGACTACAAGCATTGAAGAGTATGATGGACCTTCACCGGTCAGCTTACTGAAGCCATTGTTCTCTCAGAAGATATGTTCATACAGGCTGGAGAGCTACTGGAGCTATGAAGTGTGCCATGGACGGTATATTAGACAGTACCATGAGGAAAGAGAAG GTAAACAGGTTAAAACTCAAGAATACTACCTAGGGCACTGGAGCTCAGAGAAACATGCTAAACTGGAGGCTACAGAGTTTAAAGAACCTTACAAGATGACCAAAGTGGAAGGTGTTAAGCTACCTTCAGTTGAAATGGTACTAGATGAAG GCACAGTCTGTGACTTAAGCGGCAAACCTCGCTTAACACGAGTATACTACGTCTGTTATACCCACGGAAAACACGAAGTATACTCCTTCAAAGAGACTTCGACATGCGAGTACGAGATTATCATTCTATCTCCCTTACTCTGTGAACATCCGCACTTTAAACCAAAGGATGTGAGCGAGAACATTGTAGATTGTTACCCCGTCGGCGACGCGCCGAAGAAACCAAGGAGCTTATTGAAAATGGAAGTGGAAAGTTTGAGGTTCCATCATCAAACTATCAGAATGatgaataataat gacGGAGAAGCGCACTTGAAGTTTGAACTACATCCATTGAACGATGATGAAGACTTAGTTGAGGAGTCGAAGCCGCACCAGCAGCTCATGGATAAGTCAACTCCGGTTATAACTGATGACTCGCCGGTCAGAGCGTTCCTTAATGGAGAGAACTGTCTTAATGGG GGTACAGGATGGTGGAAATACGAGTTCTGCTACGGTAAACACGTGATCCAGTACCACGTAGACCGAACAGGCGAGAAGACTACATTACTGCTCGGCAAGTACGATGAACAAGCGCACCTCGACTGGATCAAAGAGAACAAAGGAAAGGCGCCTAAGCCTGTTG AACAACGCACATCAGTATCGCATTTCTACTCCGGCGGGGACGTTTGCGACAAAACGGGGAAACCTAGACAAACGGAAGTCAAACTAAAATGCCTTGAAAACTCTTCAAGTCCGGCCCAAGTGTCCCTTTATTTACTCGAACCAAGGACTTGTCATTACATCTTAGGGGTCGAGTCTCCCCTAATATGTGATATACTTCCTATAGCTGATGAAAACGGGCTCATTAAGTCGGTGAAATCAGCGCTTGATGTCAACGATGCTCCGGCCGAATCGAAGGAGGAAGAAGAAAGGGTTTACAAGGATAAAGTGTTGAAGAAGTACGGGAATGATTAG
- the LOC142975324 gene encoding endoplasmic reticulum lectin 1 isoform X2: MKRTWAVCLCLVKLVSCIEHDFKGFDDSILFGINWPGNQDLDSLVDGEVNPPATPELQKKEILKVTTANKEKYECRIPELRAKETTSIEEYDGPSPVSLLKPLFSQKICSYRLESYWSYEVCHGRYIRQYHEEREGKQVKTQEYYLGHWSSEKHAKLEATEFKEPYKMTKVEGVKLPSVEMVLDEGTVCDLSGKPRLTRVYYVCYTHGKHEVYSFKETSTCEYEIIILSPLLCEHPHFKPKDVSENIVDCYPVGDAPKKPRSLLKMEVESLRFHHQTIRMMNNNDNDPKDVVAVLKVEKIGKDGEAHLKFELHPLNDDEDLVEESKPHQQLMDKSTPVITDDSPVRAFLNGENCLNGGTGWWKYEFCYGKHVIQYHVDRTGEKTTLLLGKYDEQAHLDWIKENKGKAPKPVEQRTSVSHFYSGGDVCDKTGKPRQTEVKLKCLENSSSPAQVSLYLLEPRTCHYILGVESPLICDILPIADENGLIKSVKSALDVNDAPAESKEEEERVYKDKVLKKYGND; this comes from the exons ATGAAGCGTACGTGGGCCGTGTGCTTATGTTTAGTTAAATTAGTTAGTTGTATAGAACATGATTTCAAAGGGTTTGACGATAGTATATTATTTGGGATCAACTGGCCGGGTAACCAGGACCTGGATAGCCTAGTGGACGGTGAAGTGAATCCTCCTGCTACCCCTGAG TTGCAGAAAAAAGAAATCTTGAAAGTAACAACAGCGAACAAAGAGAAGTATGAGTGTAGGATACCTGAGTTACGAGCCAAAGAGACTACAAGCATTGAAGAGTATGATGGACCTTCACCGGTCAGCTTACTGAAGCCATTGTTCTCTCAGAAGATATGTTCATACAGGCTGGAGAGCTACTGGAGCTATGAAGTGTGCCATGGACGGTATATTAGACAGTACCATGAGGAAAGAGAAG GTAAACAGGTTAAAACTCAAGAATACTACCTAGGGCACTGGAGCTCAGAGAAACATGCTAAACTGGAGGCTACAGAGTTTAAAGAACCTTACAAGATGACCAAAGTGGAAGGTGTTAAGCTACCTTCAGTTGAAATGGTACTAGATGAAG GCACAGTCTGTGACTTAAGCGGCAAACCTCGCTTAACACGAGTATACTACGTCTGTTATACCCACGGAAAACACGAAGTATACTCCTTCAAAGAGACTTCGACATGCGAGTACGAGATTATCATTCTATCTCCCTTACTCTGTGAACATCCGCACTTTAAACCAAAGGATGTGAGCGAGAACATTGTAGATTGTTACCCCGTCGGCGACGCGCCGAAGAAACCAAGGAGCTTATTGAAAATGGAAGTGGAAAGTTTGAGGTTCCATCATCAAACTATCAGAATGatgaataataat GATAACGATCCTAAGGACGTAGTAGCTGTGTTGAAAGTTGAGAAAATTGGAAAG gacGGAGAAGCGCACTTGAAGTTTGAACTACATCCATTGAACGATGATGAAGACTTAGTTGAGGAGTCGAAGCCGCACCAGCAGCTCATGGATAAGTCAACTCCGGTTATAACTGATGACTCGCCGGTCAGAGCGTTCCTTAATGGAGAGAACTGTCTTAATGGG GGTACAGGATGGTGGAAATACGAGTTCTGCTACGGTAAACACGTGATCCAGTACCACGTAGACCGAACAGGCGAGAAGACTACATTACTGCTCGGCAAGTACGATGAACAAGCGCACCTCGACTGGATCAAAGAGAACAAAGGAAAGGCGCCTAAGCCTGTTG AACAACGCACATCAGTATCGCATTTCTACTCCGGCGGGGACGTTTGCGACAAAACGGGGAAACCTAGACAAACGGAAGTCAAACTAAAATGCCTTGAAAACTCTTCAAGTCCGGCCCAAGTGTCCCTTTATTTACTCGAACCAAGGACTTGTCATTACATCTTAGGGGTCGAGTCTCCCCTAATATGTGATATACTTCCTATAGCTGATGAAAACGGGCTCATTAAGTCGGTGAAATCAGCGCTTGATGTCAACGATGCTCCGGCCGAATCGAAGGAGGAAGAAGAAAGGGTTTACAAGGATAAAGTGTTGAAGAAGTACGGGAATGATTAG